The proteins below come from a single Oceaniferula flava genomic window:
- a CDS encoding DUF4202 domain-containing protein: MNDQLARAFELFDRANAQDPNSIIVDGEQRPKELVFAERLTEAVMDLDPDASEALQLASRCQHIRRWEVPRDTQPMGRTGYLKWRKGLQKFHAETSAAILREVGYPEEVIERVQSLNQKKNLKTDADCQTLEDALCLVFLEHQFDDLIADTEEEKMIRIVQKTWAKMSPRGHEAAQELDYSPEAAELLTKALA; encoded by the coding sequence ATGAACGACCAGCTAGCCCGCGCTTTTGAATTATTTGATCGAGCTAACGCCCAAGACCCCAACTCCATCATCGTCGATGGCGAACAGCGACCGAAGGAGCTTGTTTTTGCCGAGCGCCTGACCGAGGCGGTCATGGATCTCGATCCAGACGCCAGCGAAGCACTGCAGCTGGCGTCCCGCTGCCAGCACATCCGCCGCTGGGAAGTGCCGCGCGACACCCAGCCGATGGGGCGCACCGGCTACCTCAAGTGGCGGAAGGGCTTGCAGAAATTCCACGCGGAAACGTCCGCGGCCATTCTCCGTGAGGTCGGTTACCCGGAAGAGGTCATTGAGCGGGTGCAATCGCTCAATCAGAAGAAAAACCTGAAAACGGATGCCGATTGTCAAACGCTCGAGGACGCACTCTGCCTGGTCTTTCTCGAGCACCAGTTCGACGACCTCATCGCCGACACCGAGGAAGAAAAAATGATCCGCATCGTGCAGAAAACCTGGGCGAAGATGAGCCCGCGCGGTCACGAGGCGGCGCAGGAACTTGATTACTCGCCAGAGGCGGCCGAGCTGCTGACCAAGGCGCTCGCCTGA
- a CDS encoding RluA family pseudouridine synthase, translating to MLDSVSNSTSSEAAMTDAPLLEILHTDDAFVVVNKVSGMLSVPGRGPDKIDSVTHRVKQMFPGCIEQPAAHRLDMDTSGLMVVSRTAEAHRELSRQFQQRETEKLYHALLEGVLEKECGTIELPFRLDVENRPFQIYDEVHGKMGTTHWRKIAVEGGFTRVAFSPVTGRTHQLRLHAAHEKGLGIPIVGDPFYGSGTGPGQMKLHACELSFTHPVSGERVTFFSQPDF from the coding sequence ATGCTTGACAGCGTCAGTAATTCAACTTCCAGTGAGGCCGCCATGACCGATGCCCCATTGCTTGAAATCCTCCACACCGACGATGCCTTTGTGGTGGTGAACAAAGTCAGTGGCATGCTCTCCGTGCCGGGCAGGGGGCCGGATAAGATCGACAGTGTGACCCACCGAGTGAAGCAGATGTTTCCCGGCTGCATCGAACAACCGGCGGCGCACCGACTGGACATGGACACCTCCGGGCTGATGGTGGTGTCACGGACCGCCGAGGCGCACCGGGAGCTTTCGCGCCAGTTCCAGCAGCGCGAGACCGAGAAACTCTATCATGCGTTGTTAGAAGGAGTCTTGGAGAAGGAATGCGGCACCATCGAGCTTCCCTTCCGGCTGGATGTGGAGAATCGGCCGTTTCAAATTTACGATGAAGTGCACGGCAAAATGGGCACGACCCACTGGCGGAAAATCGCTGTCGAAGGCGGCTTCACACGGGTGGCCTTCAGCCCGGTGACCGGTAGGACCCACCAACTGCGCCTGCACGCCGCGCATGAAAAAGGCCTGGGGATCCCGATCGTGGGCGATCCTTTTTACGGCAGCGGCACAGGGCCGGGGCAGATGAAGCTCCACGCCTGTGAGCTCAGCTTCACTCATCCGGTGAGTGGCGAGCGGGTGACATTTTTTTCCCAGCCTGATTTTTGA
- the arsJ gene encoding organoarsenical effux MFS transporter ArsJ, giving the protein MNKKSYAIVTASYWGFTLTDGALRMLVLLHFHALGYSPVSLAFLFLLYEFCGVLTNLLGGWLGSRTGLKFTLYAGLTLQVIALVMLSLMNPGWATAVSVSYVMASQALSGIAKDLTKMSSKSAVKLLVADQSGALFKWVSILTGSKNALKGVGFLLGGVLLTWLGFDGALWAMAGGLAIVLIAALLTLKEDMGKTKQKVKFNQLFSKSREINWLSAARLFLFASRDVWFVVALPVFLKESLGWSFNQVGSFMAAWVIGYGFVQAAAPKLVRKSDPNQAAITWAGILAATTAALAVAMVFEFHPVASLLTGLGLFGIVFAVNSAVHSYLILNFTDDDQVALNVGFYYMGNAWGRLLGTLLSGVMFLVGGLSACLWTSAALIVIALVCSIPLRQKSA; this is encoded by the coding sequence ATGAACAAAAAAAGCTACGCCATCGTCACCGCCTCCTACTGGGGATTCACCCTCACGGACGGCGCGCTGCGCATGCTAGTGCTGCTGCACTTCCATGCGCTCGGCTACTCGCCGGTCAGTCTTGCCTTCCTGTTTTTGCTCTACGAATTTTGCGGAGTTTTAACAAACTTGTTAGGAGGTTGGCTGGGCTCACGCACCGGGCTGAAGTTCACCCTTTATGCAGGGCTGACGCTACAAGTCATCGCGCTGGTCATGCTCTCGCTGATGAACCCCGGCTGGGCCACCGCGGTCTCGGTGAGCTACGTGATGGCCTCCCAGGCACTCTCAGGCATCGCCAAGGACCTCACCAAGATGAGCTCGAAAAGTGCGGTGAAACTGCTGGTGGCCGATCAATCGGGCGCCTTGTTCAAGTGGGTCTCGATTCTTACCGGTTCAAAAAATGCCCTGAAGGGGGTTGGCTTCCTGTTAGGTGGCGTGCTGCTGACCTGGCTTGGTTTCGACGGCGCGCTGTGGGCGATGGCTGGAGGTTTGGCCATCGTGCTCATCGCCGCGTTGCTGACACTCAAAGAAGACATGGGGAAAACCAAGCAGAAGGTGAAGTTCAATCAGCTGTTTTCCAAGAGCCGCGAGATCAACTGGCTCTCGGCGGCGCGACTGTTTCTCTTTGCCTCGCGTGACGTTTGGTTCGTCGTTGCCCTGCCGGTTTTTCTCAAAGAGAGTCTGGGCTGGAGTTTTAATCAGGTCGGCTCCTTCATGGCCGCCTGGGTCATCGGCTACGGTTTTGTTCAGGCGGCAGCGCCCAAGTTGGTGAGGAAATCCGATCCTAACCAAGCCGCCATCACCTGGGCCGGCATTCTAGCCGCTACCACGGCGGCACTGGCAGTGGCGATGGTGTTCGAGTTCCACCCGGTCGCATCCCTGCTCACCGGGCTGGGCTTGTTTGGCATCGTCTTCGCGGTTAACTCGGCGGTGCATTCCTACCTAATCCTCAACTTCACCGACGACGATCAGGTCGCGCTCAATGTGGGCTTTTACTACATGGGAAATGCTTGGGGCAGGCTGCTCGGCACCTTGCTTTCCGGGGTGATGTTTCTCGTTGGAGGCCTCTCTGCCTGTCTCTGGACCAGCGCCGCCCTAATTGTCATCGCCCTCGTCTGCTCGATCCCCTTGCGGCAAAAGTCGGCATGA
- a CDS encoding ArsJ-associated glyceraldehyde-3-phosphate dehydrogenase: MNIAINGFGRMGRLGFRAGWDNDAYTISHINELHGGPETAAHLLEYDTVHGRWDREIGFGEDSISIDGREVRYGNAKTPAEMDLEGVDIVIDSTGVHKSPETLQPYFDAGVKKVIVAAPVKQGALNVVMGCNDHLYNPAVHNILTAASCTTNCLAPVVKVMQEKIGIKHGMITTMHDLTNTQTIVDAPHKDLRRARSCVNSLIPTTTGSATAITMIYPELKGKLDGVAVRVPLLNASLTDCVFEMEKATSVEEVNALLKAASENELQGILGYEEKPLVSADYTNDVRSGIVDAPSTMVTNGTQVKILVWYDNEVGYANRMMELTAMVARSI, from the coding sequence ATGAACATCGCAATCAACGGATTCGGCCGCATGGGTCGGCTCGGCTTTCGTGCCGGCTGGGACAACGACGCCTACACCATCAGCCACATCAACGAACTTCATGGCGGACCAGAAACCGCCGCCCATTTGTTAGAATACGACACGGTGCACGGTCGCTGGGACCGCGAGATCGGTTTTGGCGAGGACAGCATCAGCATCGACGGCCGAGAGGTTCGCTACGGCAATGCCAAGACGCCCGCCGAGATGGACCTCGAGGGCGTGGACATCGTCATCGACAGCACCGGAGTGCATAAATCCCCCGAAACGCTGCAACCTTACTTTGACGCCGGAGTCAAGAAAGTCATCGTCGCCGCCCCGGTGAAACAGGGCGCGCTGAACGTCGTCATGGGCTGCAATGACCATCTCTACAACCCGGCCGTGCACAACATCCTCACCGCCGCCTCCTGCACCACCAACTGCCTAGCTCCGGTGGTGAAAGTGATGCAGGAAAAAATTGGCATCAAACACGGCATGATCACCACCATGCACGATTTGACTAACACGCAGACCATTGTCGACGCCCCCCACAAGGATCTGCGCCGCGCCCGTTCCTGCGTCAACTCGCTGATCCCCACCACCACCGGCTCGGCGACCGCGATTACCATGATCTATCCGGAGCTGAAAGGAAAGCTGGATGGAGTTGCCGTGCGCGTGCCACTGCTGAACGCCTCGCTCACCGACTGTGTTTTCGAGATGGAAAAAGCCACCAGCGTCGAGGAAGTCAACGCCTTGCTCAAGGCCGCGTCCGAGAACGAACTGCAAGGCATCCTCGGCTACGAGGAAAAGCCACTGGTCTCCGCCGATTACACCAACGACGTCCGCTCCGGCATCGTCGATGCCCCCAGCACCATGGTCACCAACGGCACCCAGGTGAAAATCCTCGTCTGGTATGACAACGAAGTCGGCTACGCCAACCGCATGATGGAACTGACCGCCATGGTGGCTCGTTCGATCTAA
- a CDS encoding ArsR/SmtB family transcription factor: MELKEAAVALSALAQPSRLEVFRLLVTRGDDGLCAGDLSKQLGIPKPTLSFHLKELSHAGLINSERQGRSIIYSLNVTGMSSLMSFLTEDCCQGKPELCSPNQGCC, encoded by the coding sequence ATGGAACTTAAAGAAGCCGCGGTCGCATTGTCAGCCCTCGCCCAGCCATCTCGTCTGGAAGTCTTCCGGCTACTGGTCACTCGTGGCGACGACGGCCTCTGTGCCGGCGACCTTTCCAAGCAGCTCGGCATCCCCAAGCCCACCCTCTCGTTTCACCTCAAGGAACTCAGCCACGCCGGACTGATCAACTCCGAACGCCAGGGCCGCTCGATCATTTATAGCCTGAATGTCACCGGAATGAGCTCGCTGATGAGCTTCCTCACCGAAGACTGCTGCCAGGGAAAACCCGAACTCTGCTCACCCAATCAAGGATGCTGTTAG
- the msrB gene encoding peptide-methionine (R)-S-oxide reductase MsrB, translating to MKSTAPLIRRLFLLIFSAGIAFHSLAADPKKPMSTSEEPPAQPEKKVTKSDADWKKELTPEQYRVARQSGTEMPNGEVYQQFKKQGSGTYYCVACNAKLFSSKEKFDARCGWPSFYDPANAKNVKTLMDPDGMRLEVRCNVCDAHLGHVFSGEGFNTPTDKRYCINGIVLKFVPDRATDEKPDSKTKK from the coding sequence ATGAAATCGACCGCTCCACTCATCCGCCGCCTTTTCCTACTGATATTCAGTGCGGGAATCGCCTTCCACAGCCTGGCAGCCGACCCCAAGAAACCCATGTCCACATCCGAAGAACCACCCGCCCAGCCTGAGAAAAAAGTCACTAAGTCCGATGCCGATTGGAAAAAGGAACTGACACCGGAGCAATACCGCGTCGCCCGTCAATCAGGCACCGAGATGCCCAATGGCGAGGTTTATCAGCAATTCAAAAAACAAGGCAGCGGCACCTACTACTGCGTCGCTTGCAACGCCAAGCTGTTTTCCTCCAAGGAGAAATTCGACGCCCGCTGCGGCTGGCCATCATTCTATGATCCGGCCAATGCCAAGAACGTCAAAACCCTGATGGATCCCGACGGCATGCGTCTGGAAGTTCGCTGCAATGTCTGCGACGCCCACCTCGGCCACGTCTTCAGCGGAGAGGGATTCAACACCCCCACCGACAAACGTTACTGCATCAACGGCATCGTGCTGAAATTCGTGCCCGACCGTGCTACGGACGAAAAACCAGACAGCAAGACTAAGAAATAG
- a CDS encoding PDZ domain-containing protein yields MMKNLSFQIVACVMVLSTQLLANPKSAPKQIPNVAKVASLLLAGKEFSASEQKLFALTSLKHAKELKEALVLAKFSGDDNQYASAKRALEKVKEIGESQSASAVHGATITWYLFFQKDKISSIPMIDRVQKGSPADRAGLLPGDVVDVCAGIRLASENSRNRFAQLLAQWPESIPLELKVRRSEQAASWSSMMKRTRKTLVMFAKP; encoded by the coding sequence ATGATGAAAAATTTATCCTTCCAGATTGTTGCCTGCGTGATGGTATTGAGCACTCAGTTGCTAGCGAATCCGAAATCGGCCCCCAAACAGATTCCTAATGTGGCCAAGGTGGCGTCCCTACTCCTGGCTGGCAAAGAGTTCAGTGCGAGTGAGCAAAAGTTGTTTGCACTGACTTCTCTCAAACATGCAAAGGAACTGAAAGAGGCGCTGGTGCTGGCCAAGTTCTCTGGTGACGATAATCAGTATGCCAGTGCCAAGAGGGCGCTTGAAAAGGTCAAGGAGATCGGAGAGTCGCAGTCGGCATCTGCAGTTCACGGTGCCACGATTACCTGGTATCTTTTTTTCCAAAAAGACAAGATCAGCTCCATTCCGATGATCGATCGTGTGCAAAAAGGCAGTCCGGCGGATCGTGCCGGCCTACTTCCGGGTGATGTCGTTGACGTCTGTGCCGGTATTCGGCTAGCCTCGGAGAACTCACGGAACCGGTTCGCTCAGTTGCTGGCGCAGTGGCCAGAGTCGATCCCTCTTGAGCTGAAAGTGCGACGATCCGAGCAAGCCGCCAGCTGGAGCTCGATGATGAAACGCACCCGGAAAACCCTGGTCATGTTTGCCAAGCCGTAG
- a CDS encoding MlaE family ABC transporter permease, which produces MLAAIGRPLLGFINYLGELAELTRQIIESLLLGKQRWRLMIDQLVEIGFRSQPVVIITGAFVGAVLAAQGLFQLSGLKMESMGGALVSVGMLRELGPTLTGIMLAGRVGASMSAEIGTMKVTEQIDALRSMSVHPIDYLVTPRLIAMIVSVPLLITEAAAFGIAASWVVGTQTFGVSEAWWSLHTREHTDLADIYIALIKGSVFGVLIVLISCHQGLKASHGAVGVGQGTTRAMVFSSLAILIFNFFLTMLMNIFFPIGLAG; this is translated from the coding sequence ATGCTTGCTGCCATTGGCCGACCACTGTTAGGTTTTATCAATTACCTGGGCGAGCTTGCCGAGTTGACTCGGCAGATCATCGAATCCTTGCTGTTAGGAAAACAACGTTGGCGCCTGATGATCGATCAGCTGGTGGAGATCGGATTCAGATCGCAGCCGGTGGTCATCATCACCGGAGCATTTGTGGGTGCCGTGCTGGCGGCGCAGGGGCTGTTTCAGCTTAGCGGATTAAAAATGGAGTCTATGGGCGGCGCCCTGGTCAGTGTGGGCATGTTGCGCGAGCTCGGCCCCACCCTGACCGGCATCATGCTCGCCGGGCGGGTCGGAGCATCGATGTCAGCAGAGATCGGCACCATGAAAGTCACCGAGCAGATTGACGCCCTGCGCTCGATGAGCGTGCACCCGATCGATTACCTGGTCACCCCGCGCCTGATTGCCATGATCGTTTCGGTGCCCCTTCTGATCACCGAGGCCGCCGCTTTCGGCATTGCTGCCAGCTGGGTGGTGGGCACCCAAACCTTCGGTGTGTCCGAGGCATGGTGGTCGCTGCACACGCGGGAGCACACCGATCTGGCCGACATTTACATCGCACTGATCAAGGGCTCCGTCTTCGGCGTGCTGATCGTGCTGATCTCCTGTCATCAGGGACTCAAGGCCTCGCACGGTGCCGTAGGCGTCGGCCAGGGCACCACACGGGCAATGGTCTTTTCCTCGCTGGCCATTCTGATTTTCAACTTCTTCCTGACCATGCTGATGAACATCTTCTTCCCCATCGGCCTGGCGGGGTGA
- a CDS encoding ferritin-like domain-containing protein encodes MTQELREKLIDLLQTAYSAELETAENYLSWSVNLDGLHAQTIKEMLAKDVQVELAHARLLAERIYVLGGVVPGSMQLNKNQRYLQPSQEQSGIDYVVRGVVTAEESAIQHYRLLAEMAEGADPATQDLAVRLLADEEMHRREFTGILREIEDREVAAGRMSEEEKHCLTY; translated from the coding sequence ATGACCCAAGAACTGAGAGAAAAGCTAATCGATCTGCTGCAGACGGCCTATTCAGCCGAGCTGGAAACGGCGGAAAATTACCTCAGCTGGTCGGTCAATCTTGATGGGCTGCATGCCCAGACAATCAAGGAGATGCTGGCGAAAGATGTGCAGGTTGAACTCGCTCATGCCCGCCTGCTCGCCGAACGCATTTACGTCCTCGGCGGTGTGGTTCCCGGCAGCATGCAGCTGAACAAGAACCAACGCTACTTGCAGCCGTCGCAGGAGCAATCCGGCATCGATTATGTGGTGCGCGGCGTGGTGACCGCCGAAGAGTCTGCCATTCAACACTACCGTCTGCTCGCGGAAATGGCCGAAGGTGCTGACCCGGCGACCCAGGACCTGGCGGTGAGATTGTTAGCTGATGAAGAAATGCACCGCCGCGAATTCACCGGCATCCTGCGTGAGATCGAAGACCGCGAGGTGGCTGCCGGAAGAATGTCTGAGGAGGAGAAGCATTGCCTCACCTATTAA
- a CDS encoding DUF1328 domain-containing protein, producing MFHFAVTSLVFAYIAAVLGFGGLAGSAMGTAQISFFVFLALFLLSALGHVARGSR from the coding sequence ATGTTTCACTTTGCTGTGACTAGTCTCGTGTTCGCCTACATCGCCGCCGTCCTTGGGTTTGGGGGCTTGGCCGGGTCGGCTATGGGGACAGCTCAAATCAGCTTCTTTGTCTTTCTCGCTCTCTTTCTCCTGTCAGCTCTCGGTCATGTCGCCAGAGGCTCCCGCTAG
- a CDS encoding mechanosensitive ion channel family protein encodes MSEAQEVIMKSLTSIWQGTLERVPFLVGAVFVLILTWFVASMVSKVMNSTLGKFSFRDSLVQLLARLAKTGVWIIGIVAAAMVVFPGLTPSKALGAAGLVSVAVGLAFKDIFQNFFAGVMLLWKFPFEEGDMIECGDIAGRVKSIELRHTQIRDTSGELIIVPNSKLVTEPVEVLTYDKLRRVEMTVGVSYDTDVAEAQSVILKTVEGLEQLDHNQPVKVLPTEFGSSSIDFEVLFWAGSSPMQQREAKAEAVLKIKKALDDAGIEIPFPYRTLTFKEPLTTQPYQSCNSDEETEELCDDVA; translated from the coding sequence ATGTCCGAAGCCCAAGAAGTTATCATGAAGTCCCTGACCAGTATTTGGCAGGGAACCTTGGAGCGTGTCCCGTTTCTGGTGGGTGCGGTCTTCGTGCTTATCCTCACCTGGTTTGTCGCCTCAATGGTGAGCAAGGTGATGAACTCGACACTGGGGAAGTTTTCTTTTCGCGACTCCTTGGTGCAATTGCTGGCACGTTTGGCTAAAACGGGAGTCTGGATCATCGGTATCGTTGCTGCGGCGATGGTGGTTTTCCCCGGCTTAACTCCCTCGAAGGCTCTCGGCGCTGCCGGTTTGGTTTCAGTGGCGGTGGGTCTGGCCTTCAAAGATATCTTCCAGAACTTCTTCGCCGGCGTGATGCTGCTGTGGAAGTTCCCTTTCGAGGAAGGCGATATGATCGAGTGTGGTGACATTGCAGGTCGGGTAAAAAGCATCGAACTGCGCCATACCCAAATCCGCGACACTTCAGGCGAACTGATCATCGTGCCCAATTCAAAGCTGGTGACTGAACCAGTCGAGGTGCTGACTTACGACAAGCTGCGCCGGGTGGAAATGACGGTGGGCGTTTCCTACGATACCGACGTTGCTGAGGCTCAGTCGGTGATTTTGAAAACGGTGGAGGGCCTAGAACAGCTCGACCATAACCAGCCGGTCAAGGTGTTACCGACGGAATTTGGCAGCAGCAGCATCGATTTCGAGGTGCTCTTCTGGGCTGGTTCCTCGCCCATGCAGCAGCGCGAAGCGAAGGCAGAAGCGGTGTTGAAGATCAAAAAAGCGCTCGATGACGCCGGTATTGAAATCCCGTTCCCATACAGAACGCTAACCTTTAAGGAGCCGCTCACCACGCAGCCTTACCAGTCGTGCAACTCCGACGAAGAAACGGAAGAATTATGCGATGACGTGGCCTAA
- a CDS encoding MgtC/SapB family protein — protein sequence MDLAWMPDFDPSSVVRNLSIMGIAYLLSLPIGWDREKAARSAGVRTFPLVAVSSCAFVLMAVGVDSSGSNEVFSRAYNGVITGLGFLGGGVILKQSKKVHGMTTAAAIWLTGALGMACALERYENAVALAAVCFFSLRYGKVVKPESDWDEGSNEKSDQDADKDEGSDR from the coding sequence ATGGACTTGGCATGGATGCCGGACTTTGATCCATCCAGCGTAGTGCGGAATCTAAGCATCATGGGCATCGCCTACCTACTCTCTCTACCGATTGGCTGGGACCGGGAAAAGGCAGCACGTTCAGCCGGTGTGCGCACCTTCCCCTTGGTGGCCGTCTCCTCATGCGCCTTTGTGCTGATGGCTGTGGGGGTGGATTCCTCGGGGAGTAATGAAGTTTTTTCGCGTGCCTACAATGGGGTTATCACAGGTCTCGGATTCCTCGGGGGCGGGGTGATTTTGAAACAATCGAAAAAAGTCCACGGCATGACCACGGCGGCGGCTATCTGGCTGACTGGGGCACTCGGTATGGCCTGCGCTCTTGAGCGCTACGAAAATGCCGTCGCTCTCGCAGCTGTCTGTTTCTTCTCGCTGCGCTACGGCAAGGTTGTGAAGCCGGAGAGCGACTGGGATGAGGGCTCGAATGAGAAATCTGACCAGGATGCGGATAAAGATGAGGGCTCCGATCGCTAA
- a CDS encoding HU family DNA-binding protein, translating to MNKSELVEAIQKSLGKDATKRCAEESLAAVLDCIAKGVKKDGKVQLIGFGTFEVKKRAARMGRNPKTGEAMKIKASKTVGFKASSSLKGSL from the coding sequence ATGAACAAATCCGAACTCGTCGAAGCAATTCAGAAATCCCTTGGTAAAGACGCAACCAAACGTTGTGCAGAAGAATCACTTGCAGCCGTTCTCGACTGCATCGCCAAGGGTGTGAAGAAAGACGGCAAAGTCCAACTCATTGGCTTTGGCACTTTTGAAGTCAAGAAGCGTGCAGCTCGCATGGGCCGCAACCCTAAAACTGGCGAAGCCATGAAAATCAAGGCCTCCAAGACCGTTGGTTTCAAGGCTTCTTCCAGCCTCAAAGGTTCCCTCTAA